Genomic window (Arachis hypogaea cultivar Tifrunner chromosome 13, arahy.Tifrunner.gnm2.J5K5, whole genome shotgun sequence):
GGTAAGGATATAAGTTTGTagtattaaattcattaattttctttgtcCTGAAAATTGTTTCAGATTTTGCCAGAGGAAGTTGAGGCAGAATTGAAGGAAGCGTCTGTGATATCTATGGGAACTGAAATTGGTGAGCTTGATCTGGCAAATATCAGAGAACTCTGTGATCAGGTTTTGTCTCTTTCAGAGTACAGAGCTCAACTCTTTGATTATCTGAAAAGTAGGATGAACACCATTGCTCCCAATTTGACGGCTCTGGTTGGTGAGCTCGTTGGTGCTCGTCTCATTGCTCATGGAGGTAGCTTACTAAATCTTGCAAAGCAGCCTGGTAGTACTGTCCAGATTCTTGGTGCTGAGAAGGCTCTCTTTAGGGCATTAAAGACTAAGCATGCAACTCCCAAGTATGGTCTTATTTATCATGCATCCTTGATTGGTCAGGCCGCTCCAAAGTTCAAGGGCAAGATCTCTCGGTCACTTGCTGCAAAGTCAGCATTGGCCATTAGGTGTGATGCTCTTGGAGATGGTCAAGATAACACTATGGGATTGGAGAACAGAGCGAAGGTAGTTTTTATACTTGGTTTGTTAGTTTGCCTCTCTTACAGAATTCCCTTACACAAGTTTTTGAACAGCTTGAAGCACGGTTGAGAAACCTTGAAGGCAAAGAATTAGGTCGTTTTGGTGGTTCTGCTAAGGGGAAGCCCAAGATTGAGGCATATGACAAGGATAGAAAGAAAGGAGCTGGTGGATTAATAACCCCGGCAAAGGTTAGTTATTTACTTCTTTTGATAGTTATAGCATTTTCAATCTTATTTGTTATCTGTGTTGATTGTTATCTTCTTTGTAGACATACAATCCTTCAGCAGATTCAGTTATTGGGCAATTGGCTTCTGCTATGGATGAAGATACCCAACAGCCGACTActgataaaaagaaagaaaagaaagaaaagaaagaaaagaagaaaaaggagaaggagaaaaatgaAGAGGATAAAGAAACTTTGCAAGCTGATGGGGATGCTGACGAGGaaccagtgaagaaggaaaagaagaaaaagaagaaggattcTACTGAGGATGCTGAGTTGCAGAATGGAGACAAGGATGCGggtgaaaagaagaaaaagaggaaaaagcaTGAAGAGCAAGA
Coding sequences:
- the LOC112736914 gene encoding probable nucleolar protein 5-2; the encoded protein is MLVLFETPAGFALFKVLDEGKLSKVEDLWKDFSTAESARQVVKLKAFSKFENTSEALEAATLLIDGKASKGLRKFLRAHCGKDTLAVADSKLGNAIKEKLQIDCVHNNAVMELMRGVRNQLTELISGLAVQDMAPMSLGLSHSLSRYKLKFSAEKVDTMIVQAIGLLDDLDKELNTYAMRVREWYGWHFPELTKIIQDNIQYARAVKLMGDRVNAASLDFSEILPEEVEAELKEASVISMGTEIGELDLANIRELCDQVLSLSEYRAQLFDYLKSRMNTIAPNLTALVGELVGARLIAHGGSLLNLAKQPGSTVQILGAEKALFRALKTKHATPKYGLIYHASLIGQAAPKFKGKISRSLAAKSALAIRCDALGDGQDNTMGLENRAKLEARLRNLEGKELGRFGGSAKGKPKIEAYDKDRKKGAGGLITPAKTYNPSADSVIGQLASAMDEDTQQPTTDKKKEKKEKKEKKKKEKEKNEEDKETLQADGDADEEPVKKEKKKKKKDSTEDAELQNGDKDAGEKKKKRKKHEEQEEPAEMPSKKKGKKKKSED